One genomic window of Halogeometricum sp. S3BR5-2 includes the following:
- a CDS encoding YihY/virulence factor BrkB family protein codes for MNLRQSLTDAPYVGRTVTLLRALVHEVRAEKLTFMAGSIAYHAFVSLLPLFLLLLALAAATGNQALDESVRTLAGVVLTEGTREEFFAEMTRSSQSTGVSLFGGAVLLWGTLRIFRGLDTAFSDIYESEASNTLADQLRDSVLVLGTFGVVLVVGSVVHDVVGSVSSPMLGWVVGRAFLVGGLALALFPMYYVFPDTDVGVAEILPGTFTAAVGLTVFESLFDLYTSYSSTSPDSSVVAGVLVLLTWLYFSGLVVLLGAAVNAVLSNRSSDVNIEPVFGGIPPEAKRHGRTVSREELVDAIEQLDKRLHDAEEVVVVVDDEEIAVPVPDEVVTDTDSLRLLPGGAVTVELRWSPAEE; via the coding sequence ATGAACTTGCGACAGTCGTTGACCGACGCGCCGTACGTCGGGCGGACCGTCACGCTCCTCCGGGCGTTGGTCCACGAAGTGCGGGCCGAGAAACTCACGTTCATGGCGGGCAGCATCGCCTACCACGCGTTCGTCTCTCTCCTTCCGCTGTTCTTGCTCCTCCTGGCGCTGGCCGCGGCGACGGGGAATCAGGCGTTGGACGAGAGCGTGCGGACGCTCGCGGGCGTCGTCCTCACCGAGGGGACGCGCGAGGAGTTCTTCGCGGAGATGACGCGGTCCAGCCAGTCGACCGGCGTCTCGCTGTTCGGGGGCGCCGTCCTCCTGTGGGGGACGCTGCGTATCTTCCGCGGCCTCGACACCGCCTTCTCGGACATCTACGAGTCCGAGGCGTCGAACACGCTCGCCGACCAACTCCGCGACAGCGTCCTCGTCCTCGGGACGTTCGGCGTCGTCCTCGTCGTCGGGTCCGTCGTCCACGACGTGGTCGGCTCCGTCTCCTCGCCGATGCTCGGATGGGTCGTCGGCCGCGCGTTCCTGGTCGGCGGACTAGCGCTCGCGCTGTTCCCGATGTACTACGTCTTCCCCGACACGGACGTGGGCGTCGCGGAAATCCTCCCGGGGACGTTCACCGCCGCGGTCGGTCTCACCGTCTTCGAGTCGCTGTTCGACCTGTACACCTCCTACTCCAGCACTTCGCCCGACAGCAGCGTCGTCGCGGGCGTGCTCGTCCTCCTGACGTGGCTGTACTTCAGCGGCCTCGTCGTCCTCCTCGGCGCCGCCGTCAACGCCGTCCTCTCGAACCGCAGCAGCGACGTGAACATCGAACCCGTCTTCGGGGGTATCCCGCCCGAGGCGAAGCGGCACGGGCGGACCGTCTCCCGCGAGGAACTCGTCGACGCAATCGAGCAGTTGGACAAGCGCCTCCACGACGCCGAGGAGGTGGTCGTCGTCGTCGACGACGAGGAGATAGCCGTTCCCGTCCCCGACGAAGTCGTCACCGACACCGACTCGCTCCGCCTCCTGCCGGGCGGTGCGGTGACCGTCGAACTCCGGTGGTCGCCCGCCGAGGAGTGA
- a CDS encoding MTH1187 family thiamine-binding protein, with amino-acid sequence MTVIALLSVAPVVEDSMSGEVAKAVAALDDFDVSYETNPMGTVIEAEDIDTLLDAVGAAHKAVDGDRVSTFLKIDDKRTSRQTARDKVDAVEEHLGREARREREE; translated from the coding sequence ATGACAGTCATCGCGCTTCTGAGCGTCGCGCCCGTCGTCGAGGACAGCATGTCCGGCGAGGTGGCGAAGGCCGTCGCCGCACTGGACGACTTCGACGTCTCCTACGAGACGAACCCGATGGGGACGGTGATCGAAGCCGAGGACATCGACACCCTGCTGGACGCCGTCGGCGCGGCGCACAAGGCCGTCGACGGCGACCGGGTGAGCACGTTTCTGAAGATAGACGACAAGCGGACCTCCCGGCAGACGGCCCGGGACAAAGTGGACGCAGTGGAGGAGCACCTCGGACGGGAGGCGAGGAGAGAGCGCGAGGAGTGA
- the mch gene encoding methenyltetrahydromethanopterin cyclohydrolase — protein sequence MDSINRMAIELVDEAIDFADELRVDVYELDSGATVLDFGVDAEGGIEAGMLLAEVETAGLATIQAAMDDVAGAPTPRIELQTDHPALALLCSQKAGWELEFDDPPFEGLGSGPARALVAEEDEFHAVEYFDEFDLTVLGVESIDLPGDRVAEHVADMAGIEPSGVFLPTYATGSLVGSVTTAARVCELAMFRLFELDYDPRNVVSAFGSAPLAPVSYDEGVAMGRTNDALAYGGEAHLTVTEDSDVFDRVASTAADEYGVPFQQIFEEAGWDFYDIPETVFAPAKVTVDVVNGPTYVHGETDEELLAESFDIRS from the coding sequence ATGGACTCCATCAATCGCATGGCCATCGAACTCGTCGACGAGGCCATCGACTTCGCCGACGAACTGCGGGTGGACGTGTACGAACTCGACTCGGGGGCGACGGTGCTGGACTTCGGCGTCGACGCCGAGGGCGGCATCGAGGCGGGGATGCTCCTCGCGGAGGTAGAGACGGCCGGCCTCGCCACGATTCAGGCGGCGATGGACGACGTGGCGGGCGCCCCGACCCCCCGCATCGAACTCCAGACGGACCACCCCGCCCTCGCCCTCCTCTGCTCGCAGAAGGCCGGGTGGGAACTCGAGTTCGACGACCCGCCGTTCGAGGGCCTCGGCTCCGGCCCCGCCCGCGCCCTCGTCGCCGAGGAGGACGAGTTCCACGCCGTGGAGTACTTCGACGAGTTCGACCTCACGGTCCTCGGCGTCGAGAGCATCGACCTCCCGGGCGACCGGGTGGCCGAACACGTCGCCGACATGGCCGGCATCGAACCCAGCGGCGTCTTCCTGCCGACGTACGCGACGGGGTCGCTCGTCGGAAGCGTGACGACGGCCGCGCGGGTGTGCGAACTCGCCATGTTCCGCCTCTTCGAACTCGACTACGACCCGCGGAACGTCGTCTCGGCGTTCGGCTCCGCCCCCCTCGCACCCGTCAGCTACGACGAGGGCGTCGCCATGGGCCGGACGAACGACGCCCTCGCCTACGGCGGCGAGGCGCACCTCACCGTCACCGAGGACTCCGACGTGTTCGACCGGGTGGCCTCGACGGCCGCCGACGAGTACGGCGTCCCGTTCCAGCAGATATTCGAGGAGGCGGGCTGGGACTTCTACGACATCCCCGAGACGGTGTTCGCCCCCGCGAAGGTCACCGTCGACGTGGTGAACGGGCCGACGTACGTCCACGGCGAGACGGACGAGGAGCTGCTGGCGGAGTCGTTCGACATCCGGTCGTGA